A single region of the Vicia villosa cultivar HV-30 ecotype Madison, WI linkage group LG4, Vvil1.0, whole genome shotgun sequence genome encodes:
- the LOC131599421 gene encoding acidic endochitinase-like, which translates to MSSKMQTLILLLVLTISSFTVKASSSDDAGIAIYWGQNNGDGTLSSTCDTGNYKIVLLAFLNVFGSGRPPSWNFAGHCGDWSPCTKLEPEITYCQQKGIKVLLSLGGAIGPYSLSSPNDAKEVSDYLYANFLSGRLGPLGRVTLDGIDFDIEGGTNLYWDDLARNLDNIRQQNRYFYLSAAPQCFLPDYYLDKAIRTGLFDYIFVQFYNNPPCQFDSARSDATLLLRSWHDWTSLVLPNNTVFLGLPASPSAAPSGGYITPDELITKVLPFIKDTPNYGGVMLWDRFNDVTNDYSNRIKKYVQKSALRFVTQVSEAIAESVSAALNAVLQN; encoded by the coding sequence ATGAGTTCCAAAATGCAAACACTGATCCTTTTGTTAGTCTTAACAATATCCTCATTCACTGTCAAAGCATCATCAAGTGATGATGCCGGCATTGCCATCTACTGGGGTCAAAACAATGGAGATGGCACACTGTCATCAACATGTGACACTGGTAACTACAAGATTGTGCTCTTAGCTTTCCTCAATGTCTTTGGATCAGGAAGACCTCCAAGTTGGAACTTTGCCGGTCATTGCGGTGACTGGAGTCCATGCACAAAACTCGAACCCGAAATAACATATTGTCAACAAAAGGGCATCAAAGTTTTACTTTCCCTTGGAGGTGCTATTGGACCCTACTCTCTTAGCTCACCAAATGATGCTAAAGAAGTTAGTGATTATCTCTATGCTAACTTCCTTAGTGGTCGATTGGGTCCACTTGGACGTGTTACCTTAGACGGtattgattttgatattgaaggagGTACAAATCTTTATTGGGATGACCTTGCTAGAAATCTTGACAACATAAGACAACAAAACAGGTACTTTTACTTGTCTGCTGCCCCACAATGTTTTCTACCAGATTACTATCTAGACAAAGCTATCAGAACTGGCttgtttgattatatatttgtTCAATTCTACAACAACCCTCCATGTCAGTTTGATAGTGCGAGATCTGATGCTACATTGCTGTTACGATCATGGCATGATTGGACATCGTTGGTTCTACCAAATAATACTGTTTTCTTGGGATTACCAGCATCACCTAGTGCAGCTCCAAGTGGTGGTTATATAACACCAGACGAACTCATTACTAAGGTTCTTCCTTTCATTAAAGATACTCCAAATTATGGAGGAGTTATGCTTTGGGACAGGTTTAATGATGTTACAAATGATTACAGCAATCGGATAAAAAAGTATGTTCAAAAATCTGCTCTTCGATTTGTGACACAAGTTTCCGAAGCAATAGCCGAATCTGTCTCGGCAGCTTTGAATGCCGTGTTACAGAATTAA